From a region of the Candidatus Saccharimonadales bacterium genome:
- a CDS encoding glutaredoxin family protein: MSKQITVYTTNNCAYCVMVKKYLSSKGHQYDEVNVELNPDRRQEVMDISGARTVPVTVITDGRGQKQVAIGPNYGLIASALA, from the coding sequence ATGAGTAAACAGATAACCGTTTACACCACCAACAACTGCGCGTACTGCGTTATGGTCAAAAAGTATCTGTCCTCAAAAGGACATCAGTACGACGAGGTAAATGTTGAGCTCAATCCGGATCGCCGCCAGGAAGTAATGGACATTAGCGGAGCTAGAACGGTGCCGGTAACGGTTATTACCGACGGCCGTGGACAAAAGCAGGTAGCCATAGGCCCTAATTACGGTCTTATAGCCTCCGCCCTGGCCTGA
- a CDS encoding FAD-dependent oxidoreductase translates to MIGAGPSALAAAVYTTRENIETVLIEKSVIGGLAAITDLVDNYPGFEKGISGLDLSQKLQAQAERFGAKIELDEVTAIEDGGDEKIVKTLEGEYRAKAVLIATGSDYKKINVPGEEEYYGKGVHYCATCDGAFYNDKKLVVVGGGNSAAQEALFLTRFASHIDILIRSDWKASDVLIEEIEKHGAITVHKGVATNEIVGENNQVTKVLGKDKSGQSLEFPTDGVFVFVGLYPNTKFLNSSNIELDDRGFIKTDANLMTTMPGVFASGDVRSGATMQIASAVGEGATAALKIRQYLEGR, encoded by the coding sequence ATGATTGGTGCGGGCCCATCGGCTCTGGCAGCGGCGGTTTATACCACGCGCGAAAATATTGAAACTGTTTTGATAGAAAAGAGCGTGATTGGCGGACTGGCGGCTATAACTGATTTGGTTGACAACTATCCAGGTTTTGAAAAAGGGATCAGTGGGCTTGATTTGTCTCAAAAACTGCAAGCCCAAGCCGAGCGATTCGGGGCAAAAATTGAACTGGACGAAGTTACCGCTATAGAAGACGGCGGAGACGAGAAAATCGTTAAAACTTTAGAGGGTGAATACCGGGCAAAAGCCGTGCTGATTGCTACGGGCAGTGATTACAAGAAAATCAACGTGCCGGGCGAGGAAGAATATTACGGCAAAGGCGTGCACTACTGCGCAACTTGCGACGGTGCGTTTTATAATGACAAAAAGCTGGTAGTTGTCGGTGGAGGAAATTCTGCGGCCCAGGAGGCGCTATTTTTAACCCGATTTGCCAGCCACATAGACATACTAATAAGAAGCGACTGGAAGGCCAGCGACGTACTGATTGAAGAGATAGAAAAGCACGGTGCTATTACTGTGCATAAAGGCGTAGCGACAAATGAAATTGTCGGTGAGAACAATCAAGTGACCAAGGTACTCGGCAAGGATAAGTCTGGCCAAAGCCTAGAGTTTCCAACAGACGGCGTGTTTGTCTTTGTGGGGCTATATCCAAACACCAAATTTTTAAACAGTAGCAATATAGAGCTCGATGATAGGGGCTTTATTAAGACTGATGCCAACCTCATGACAACCATGCCAGGAGTATTTGCTTCCGGAGATGTACGCAGTGGCGCGACCATGCAAATCGCTTCAGCCGTAGGAGAGGGTGCCACCGCCGCTCTCAAAATCCGCCAATACCTCGAAGGCCGCTAA